The Pontibacter pudoricolor genome contains a region encoding:
- a CDS encoding heme exporter protein CcmB, which produces MKAVLLKEILYLIQKDLVLEWRQKYAFNGMLLYVGSTVFVCYLSFGLRQFSDDSGPIWNALLWIILLFTSVNAIAKSFMQENRGRLLYFYSIVSPQGIILAKIVYNTLLMLLLAFICFVFYAFVLGNPVQDVPMFLLSLLLGAIGFSTSLTMISAIASKAANSSTLMAILSFPVIVPMLLMLIKMSKNAMDGLDRGASLDELLTLLAINMIVITVSYILFPYLWRS; this is translated from the coding sequence ATGAAAGCAGTGCTGCTGAAAGAAATACTATACCTGATACAAAAAGACCTGGTCCTGGAATGGCGACAGAAGTATGCCTTTAACGGCATGTTGCTGTACGTGGGCAGTACGGTTTTTGTGTGTTACCTGAGCTTTGGTCTCCGCCAGTTCTCCGACGACAGTGGCCCGATCTGGAACGCTTTGCTTTGGATAATTTTACTGTTTACATCCGTAAATGCCATTGCCAAAAGCTTTATGCAGGAAAACCGTGGCAGGCTGCTATACTTCTACTCTATTGTTAGTCCGCAGGGCATAATACTGGCTAAAATTGTTTATAACACACTTTTAATGCTGCTGCTGGCTTTCATTTGCTTTGTGTTCTACGCATTTGTGTTGGGCAACCCGGTACAGGATGTTCCAATGTTCCTGCTTTCGCTTTTACTTGGAGCAATCGGGTTTTCAACATCGTTAACTATGATCTCGGCCATAGCCTCCAAAGCAGCAAACAGCAGCACATTAATGGCGATCCTCAGCTTTCCGGTTATAGTGCCGATGCTGCTGATGCTCATTAAAATGTCGAAGAATGCGATGGATGGTTTAGACAGAGGAGCCAGTCTCGACGAACTGCTCACTTTGCTTGCCATAAACATGATCGTTATCACTGTTTCTTATATTTTGTTCCCGTACCTTTGGCGTTCGTAA
- the ccsA gene encoding cytochrome c biogenesis protein CcsA has protein sequence MMKNWWKILTVLLLLFTVVAGMLSEVPRLAILNETIRNLYFHVPMWFGMILILLISVIYSIKYLRNPTIKNDVIAYEAAKVGILFGVLGIVTGMEWAKFTWGEYWSNDPKQNASAIGLLIYFAYVVLRSSFAEQQQRARISAVYNIFAFAALIPLLFILPRLTDSLHPGNGGNPGFNTYDLDSRLRMVFYPAVLGWTMLGIWIVNVRSRFELLRQRLYETV, from the coding sequence ATGATGAAGAATTGGTGGAAAATCCTGACTGTACTGCTGCTGCTATTTACAGTGGTGGCCGGTATGCTGTCAGAAGTTCCGAGATTGGCCATTCTTAACGAAACCATCCGGAATTTATACTTCCATGTGCCTATGTGGTTTGGCATGATCCTGATCCTGCTGATATCCGTAATCTACTCTATTAAATACCTGCGCAACCCAACTATAAAAAACGATGTGATAGCCTACGAGGCTGCCAAGGTCGGTATCCTGTTTGGTGTGCTTGGTATAGTAACCGGCATGGAGTGGGCCAAATTTACGTGGGGCGAATACTGGAGCAACGACCCGAAACAAAACGCCTCGGCCATTGGCCTGCTGATCTATTTCGCCTATGTGGTACTGCGCAGCTCGTTTGCCGAGCAGCAGCAGCGCGCCCGCATCAGTGCTGTGTATAACATCTTTGCCTTTGCAGCTTTAATTCCGTTACTGTTTATACTTCCAAGACTTACAGATTCGCTGCACCCCGGCAACGGTGGCAACCCGGGTTTTAATACCTACGACCTCGACAGCCGCCTGCGCATGGTATTTTACCCTGCCGTGTTAGGCTGGACTATGCTAGGCATCTGGATCGTGAATGTAAGATCAAGATTTGAATTACTGAGACAACGCTTATATGAAACTGTTTAG